ACTCCACATTTAGATTAACAATCCATTTGAAGTTGGTTTTCTTATGAGATAAGGGGCAAGTTTCGTTTTCTTTATTTGGAATGATTATTTTGACCTGTTTCTTCTCATGctctatatatataatttttaacaaagttGAGCTTACACTATGTATTGTTTTGTAACCTAAGATTTCACTTAATTACTGGATGTTTAAGTCCATACAGTATAACCTGATTTTAGGTTATTATGCTCTTAACCCCTCCCTTCCCTATTTCCTGATGGTTCCTTTCCTGGTGGGCTGGGTCCATAAGCTTCCTTCACATTCTCAAAGGAGTGCTTGACTCCAACAAAAGTAAGAAAGCACTGATTTCTAAACTATATGAGATGTTTAACCCAAAATGCACATTCAGTGTGTGGCAGCTGGGggctgtattttatatatgttgtaATTGCACTTAAAGCTGTTCCTCGAAGATGAAGGCTTAGTTTATCCTATCAGTTACTGAAAGGGGTGTGTTAAAGTCCTACCTGATAGTGGATTTGACTGTTTCGCTGGAGttgtcacttttatttatttttaggttatCATTTGATATATCTAGATTTTATCTTACTGATGAAATgaaccttttatcattatgttgTGACGCTCTTTAGGTCTTATTAGTGCCATTTTATTTGTCTCAtccatctgcatttcttcttctctactgttcactctttttttgtcattctacttttctttctgatagtttagAAATTAATTATTAGACTTTCTCTTAGCATCCTAGTATCCAAGTATAAAGTTAACCAACACCTTTACCTTCTGAACCATTTAGCATTTTTATCATCTCACCCCCCCAAGGCATCACTGTCTTTTACACAGTCTTAAGTGTCTATGTGTGTAACTAAAGCTAccattcttccttttgttttttgcagctttattgagatatgatagACAAAAATTGTATGTAAGGTGTACAGTGTgaattttgatatatgtatacattgtgaaatgattaccacagactaacatatccatcacttcacatagtTACCTTTTTGTGTGTGCAGTGAGAATACCTTAGACCCACTGTTTTTATCACATGGAGTACACGATATGTTGTTTTTAACTGTATCTGCCATTTGTACATTAAATCTCTTGAACCTACTTATCTGAAACTGAAAGCTTGTACTCTTTAATCAGTAGCtcatctctccttttcctccaccCTCAGCCTCTGGTAAGCACCACTCATCTCTGTCATTATGTGTGGTACTTTTTctaagattccacatttaagttgAGATCATGCAGTGTTAgtcttcctttgttccttttttggatCATTCTTTAGATTTCCTTTAGTGATGGTGTGCTGTGGTATTCGTGAAGTATTTTAAAGCGGCAGCTTTCTGAATGCCTGGCTCTTCCCTTCCCTgcttttatttgtactttttcctCATTGTCCTCCTTGGCCCTGTCACACTCAATTCAGATCTGTTATAGCAGCTTCTCCTCTGTGTGGGGCTTTGTTCTGGAAGGGGCACAACTTCTGGTTAGTATTAGAGAGCGAAGGACCAAATTACTCAAGCCCTTCAGGTCTCATCACACTTAACGTACACGTCATCATCGGAATGTGCATATTCTCAGACTGGGTACCCTTGGTTGCTTTATAGTTTGGGGGTCTGTTGGAtgcctttttgcttttctgcttcTTCCTACATACAAATGTTGTCACCATACAAGTTTTGTAGCTCTCAGAGTAGCTTGTCCTTACTTGTTGCTATTTTAGGTTCTTGACAGAATACCTTTTCATCTAGTTTGGTTGTAGCTGTTAGccataggtttttatttttccatccttgTTGCACTATGTTTTACGGGACAGTTTGGGAAGATCCAACACTAACCTGCCTTCTATATattagttaaatatatatatttaactatacTCCTTGTCCTTGAAAAATTTATGAAGAGATTTGGGGGAGCCTAGAATAAAGGTGCCTTCTTTCAAAGATGATATGCCTGTGTTGCTCCTGGGCACCTAAGGTACTAGGTGGAAAAACCACCTTACACCAAGATGCCAGTTTGAAGTTCCCTGTATGAATAACTTGCTCCAAAGTTACATCAGTTTTCacattgctttcttttctaaGTCATTGCTTTAAACTCAGtaccctccccacacacacaccctttatttttgctttttagggccacaggtgcggcatgtggaagttcctaggctaagggttgaagtggatctgcagctgccagactacgtcactgccacagcaatgccagatcctatccatatctgcaacctacaccacagctcatggcaattccgggtctttaacccactgagcaaggcctagatcgaacccacatcctcttggatactagttgggttcatttctgctgagccacaataggaactcactcAGTAGTCCTTTTAAGGTTGctatgggaaatttttttttgctttcttttgcttttgagaCAAGCTGCTATGGCCaagattttaagtttaagaaGCTCAAATTTATGAACCTGTTTATTCAGTAGTGTAGTCATGTTGATAATGTGCTGGGTACTGgggcaggaaaaataaataaatgaatgaagagaaaaCAAGATGATCCTTGCTCCAAAGGCAGCCACCATTTCAAAGTATCAAAAGGGGTATGATGGGTATGATATTCATGTTCTTACCTGTGGCTGTTATTTTACAGGGTGATCTGGACCCTTTGGCATCTCTCAAATCACTGACTTATCTAAGGTATGGAAATTATGTGGTGGTAACAGTAGAGTCCTTTAAAATGACACTACTTCCATCCTTGATCTTAAAGTGATCAGTTAGTGAAAAGTGctgttaaaaaatattgaaaatatttcctttgggCTCAGTGTGCTATTAAAATTTCCCTAGCATTAAGTTGCTATAACACTGAAACATGAGCAAGAATAGTGAGTGAACTTTTCCTTAATTCATGCACTCattagattttattaaaatggaTCTCTTGAATGATGTACTGTAAATAAGAttggcattgttttgttccttttcttgtaGTATTCTAAGAAATCCTGTAACAAATAAGAAACATTACAGACTATATGTTATTTATAAAGTCCCACAAGTCAGAGTACTGGATTTCCAGAAGGTGAAACTAAAAGTAAGTATTAGTGTTTATACAAGTATTAGTCATTATACATTGGTGTGTTTTCCTTTATACTTTTGTTACTGGTATTTTTAATTGCCCAATGAGTTTTATCATTAGTTTGTAGTAAAAGGGGCGGGGGTGcagagtcagattttttttttttccacaacgGAGTCTATGGTGGAATTTGAGTTAAAGCTGTTGAGTATGGGGCCGGTCATTCCAGAGGGGATACAGCCTCAGCCGCAGTGAACACTGTCACAGCAGACGGCCTGCCTAGATACACGCCCTGTGTGGAACTTAATATCATCCATTATCAGCATCTTTAGTTGTTAGAATGATTTTCCCTTTATAGggaattgggttttttgttttgttttgttttgttttcaaaacctTCTTGGTTCCTCGAAAGCCCCTCCTTGAAACTAGGAGTAGGGGGCTTCCTTCAGGGAGCTTCGCCAGAGGAAAGCAAGACCATTGTGTCTCCTTTTCATTTGAGATTGGCTTCTCGGTGTTTTTACCAGCCCAGAGTACTTCAGGAGAGGTTTTTTCCCATGTTTGCTGAGGAATGCAGCTAAATGCATGTGGTATTCCTTTTTCCATTAACTCTGTGTGTGGTGTCGCTGTAGGAGCgtcaggaagcagagaaaatgtTCAAGGGCAAACGGGGTGCACAACTTGCAAAGGATATTGCCAGGAGAAGCAAAACGTAAGATACGATATCCAACTTCACTCCACTTCACCTTCAGAAACATTATCTGTCTGGCATTTTGCCTCctgcaaaatgaaatgaaacaccTGTAACTAATACAGTGCTAAATTGGCATGGTGATAATCCGTGAGCATCAGTGGTCCATGTATTACATGAGATTTGAAATTGGCAAGGTGATAATCCATGACCATCAGTGGTCCAGGTATTACATGAGTGGTCCATGTATTACATGAGATTAGCAGAGCAAATATTTCAGTATTCGGTCTTACTATGATAATATCCACATCCTCCTTTCTCTGTAGCAAGATGAACTAGGTGGTGTTTCTGAAGGAGAGAGTTTCTTGTATCAGTTTGTTAACAAAGATAAGATACTACACTGGTTGAATTACTTTCAAAGGCTTTTGAAAGTAAAAGAGAAGCAATTTCTGTTGATCTGGATTTGACAGTTTtgttcttctctcccctcccaagTTTCAATCCAGGTGCTGGTTTGCCAGCTGACAAAAAGAAGGGTGGGCCATCTCCAGGGGATGTGGAAGCCATCAAGGTAATAATGTGTTAGGAGACTTGGACTGGAGTGAGCTCTTTGAGGTTTAGGTCACAAAATGATGTAATAAACCAAGTAATAAATCCATCAGTGCAGATTTCCCCGACAGTTGTTAGAATCCAGCTATATTTTTGTGTAAGGAAAACCTAGCTTAAAGATATTACTTGACCGGACCTTGGCTTGACTTAGTTATATGAGTCGGTCATATGAGTGGATGCAACTCTGGTGTTTGTCATTTCCCTCGGATACATTTATTTGAACAGTTAGTTACCTTTGTGTGCTGtcttaatttttactttcaaagATTTGCCTTCTGAAAGATTCTGCTTGGTGAGAAATCCTAATTTTTGTAATACTGCCTCCTAAATTGATAATACTGTTTCCTAAATTATCCAGTAACACAATTTAATTAGCTAGAATTTTAGGATATGCGCAGTGATTATTTACTTGCTTATAAGAGGGTCTGCATGCATCTCTTTACCAATTTGGGAAATTTATGATTTGGCTTTGGGGTTGATTTCATTATGCCAACAAAATTCTCCccccaacaaagaattatttaatattaCAACTCAAAAGATGGTGTGAATTTTTAGGAGTGTTTTCTGAGTGATTGAGTCTTAGATGAAAGTAATCCCATcgccattttttttcctaccatccAGAATGCTATAGCAAACGCATCAACTTTGGCTGAAGTGGAGCGACTAAAGGGCTTGCTGCAGTCCGGTCAGATACCTGGCAGAGAACGCAGATCAGGTCAGGAAACTGTGTTCTGTCTTAACTTCCAAGTTAATGGTCCACTCACAGTGATTCCAAAACAGTTTAGATGCTACCATCCAAGAATGCTAGAATAGTGCCTTATTACCCTCTAATCTAATGTACGTGAGATCCCTTTCAATGATCTTTGATGATAAGTCATTTGATAGAAAGAATGTTATGTCACAGGACTCTGGGGATGGTTGTATGCAAAAGTTGAAACAAACATTACTTCACGCCATGGAGTGAAGCAAACACTAGAGGTAACCATGTGGCCTTTGACCCACGTGCGTGTAGGCTGGCTTGGCAGTCTGGAAGTGCAAAGCCAGACAGCCTGAGATCAGAGCTTAGCTTCACCAGCTCTGTCCTAAGATTAATCCCCACTTAATCttaaatctgttttctcatctttaaaccTGAGAAAGTTGGTTGTTGGGAGGACTAAGAAAGATAGTAGCACTGAGCACAGGGTCTGACTGTTAGCAAGAGTTAGCCGTTGTGATAGAAATGCCAGCTTTGTTGGACACTAGAGCATAAAGTAAAAACTGTCCCAGATTGCACATATTAAAGATTTTCATATGTAACAGGGGACCTCTGTCTAGACTGGCAGCTCAGGAAAACTTTCCTTGGGGAAGTAATGTTTGAACTGAAGCTAAACATACGTAAGACATTCATTAGACCAGTTGTTCCCACTCTGTGGTCTTTGGGCCCCTGAGGGTTTGTGAGGCAAACTTTCTATACTGACACCAAGGCGTTGGGCTTTCACTGGCCCAAAGGATATATTAGTAGGTGTCAGTCTCAACTGTGGTACACTCAGTAAAGTAGCTGCTGGTTTTGTTTACCTATAAAGGTCTTGTGGAGTAGTGAGAGTTACTGGTGCTATTAAACATCACCCCTGGGGCACATGTCTTTGGTGTCATGGGTAACAGCACTGGGGTGCACTGCAGTGGATTTTTGGCTCCCTGCATTTGTGCTGTTCAGGTGAGAGTCAGGGTGCTTCTTGAACACTATGTGAGCTTGTCCCTTCATGAACAGCTAGTGGTGTTTGTAACCAATTCTAACAATCAAAAtttcaagcaaaaattaaagTTGGACGACTTttagccacagctgtaaccttgACAGTTTTCTAGTAGTTCCAGACTTTTCTGAGGACTTTGTTGATGtgaatgaatataatttttagaaataatgtaTGAAGAAGTGGGTCACCATTTGGAAGATCTGCATAACTTAATGAGCAGTGTTTTCCAAATGATGTTAGGGAAGCAGGCATGTGTAAGTGCTACAAGATAAACCAGTAGGTTTTCCAGTAAAGGAGTATGAAAAGTTCTTTGATAAGGTTTCAGACTCTGTGTTGCAGTCTGacctttaagaaactaccacCTTTGTCAGGTCTTGGCATAGTAGCCAAAATATATCCACACCTGTCTGCAGAGGCTATTAAAATACTCTCTTTCCTAACATGTTTCTGTGAGGCTGATTTTCTTCAGACCCTTCAATCAAAACAATGCTTTGTAGCAGTTGGAATAATGAAGTCAGTACAAGGGTTTAGCAGACATTACAGAAATAGGTGAAAATAGAAGATAATGCCAACTTTCTCactacatatttttgttttagaaaatactgttatattttataaaaatataaactaacaTGTAATAGACTTAGTATTTTAATGAATTACTCTTTTTAAAGTACTCTTAAGTATTTTATCAATACCATATCAGTGAAGGTAACCTACTTAAATGCTCTTTGAGTCCTAAAACTACAGTATTTGAGGACCATTGAGTTAGATGCAGAACGGCCTTCTAGGAGGAAGAACTGCACTGGCAGGAAACATGTGGTGAAAGAGCGTTGCACACTTGGACTGAGGGACGGTGTGAGCGAAGGTCATGAGATGGGGAGAGTGGCGAGACAGGCTGACGGAGCGAGCAGGCGAGCCTGGCTGCAGGGCACTGCAGGCATGTCACTTGCAAGTCGGTCTCTGGTCCTGAGAACAGAAGTCTATCAAAGGCTTTCGAGGCTGCCTTGTGACAGACGTTGGAGGGGCGTGCAGGGGAGTGGTGTTAAATTTCTTACTGTGACTGCAGTGTGACAAACTACTATATTAATTTGTTTCCCCTAGAGTATTTTATTATCTGGGCCTTTAAATGCCATCCAACAAACGTGGGCCACATTGAGGAGAGGAAGATGGAAATGGTCGGTGGTTCTCTAAATTGTAGGGGCCTCGGCTTCTGAGTAGCACTTTCCAGTGACATTCTTACTTGGTAGTTTTGTACCTAGAAATGTAACGTGTGGGTGTAACTGTAGAACAATAGGGTTAAACGTGAGTAATTAGCCAAACATCAACAGGGTAAGAACATTGCCTTTTTCTGAATACACTGGTTAAAATATCTGTAATAAATTTTTGACAACCCAACAAAGGTTGTTgttaccatatttttttaaatttagagacaAAGTCACTGACTGTTCCTAACATGTGATGTAGGTATCCTTTTTTTTGAGCGTTCCCAATTTCTTTGCCCGTCATAGTGGTAAGAACAAAGCACAAAGTGTAAGCTTTCTGTCCTCACAAAAAATGAATTATCAGCTTGACAAAAATGGGTTAGAATGACAGGCAATGAGTTTGTCCTTCATAAAACACCTTTGTGACCCTTTGCCTCAGGAGCTGGCCATCCTTTCCCATACTTGCCAAAGGCAGATGGTCTGTGTACCCTAAGCTCCTCAAAGGCAGGGGCTGCTGTTGGGCTTCTAAAAGTACCTCGTCCAGAGCGGGGCACTCAGCAGACTCACACGTGGGCGCTCACACACCAAGCGAGCATGTTCTCTAAAATCGGCTTGACTTCTGGCTGTGTGTTCTTCCTAGGCCCCACTGATGATGGCGaagaggagatggaagaagaCACTGTCACAAATGGGTCCTGAGCAGTGTGGCCTCTGAAGATTTACAGGATAGTCCACTTGGGGCACGTCCTTCTTTTTACATAGTAGCCTTGTTTATGTCAGCAAAGTAGAGTTCATAAGCGTTGTTGAAATGCTTAAAACTGCTGCTGGTAATTTTgtaatataaattttgaaatctaAATGCCAGTTTTTTACTAATAGTGCAAATAAAGGACACTCACTGTGCTGCTGGTTGCAAGTCATTGGGGTACGTGTGCAGGGAGGTGTGTGGAAACGCAGGAGGGCAGCTCTTCTAGTTAGGCTTCCCAGTCCTCCTGAAATGTTTAGgtttcttttaattcttaataAAACTTAGCGTTATCTGTGTGCTGTCACTGATCATCTGTCAGAATTTGTGATCTCAGGTGTAGTTTTTCCTGCATGAAGCATAACAAGAGCATCATTAAAGGCAGCCAGGCTCTAGCATTTTACGAGTCAGCATCctttgaagtttttatttaacCCTACCTACCAATATCATGCAAGCGATAAATTGCTGATTTGAACAGTTGGAGGTGTGACTTCTGCCTGTCAGTTGACAAGACTGGAGCAGAGCAGCATCACACTTAAGTGTTGAGGACCTGGTGGCGGAGTCCTTACAGTTCCTGGGTGCCTGTTACATACCCCACACCCTGCTGTGGCCGGTTCTGGCTGATCCAAAAAAAGCAAGGTAGTGGAGGGGAGTGCCCACCAGCCATGTTTTCTCATCTGGCATTgatttgggttgttttgttttttttgttttgttttgttttgaagggctgcacctgcagcatatggaagttcccaggctagtggtcaaatcagagctgcagctgctggcctacgccacagccacgccagatccgagccttgcctgtgacctacaccgcagctcatggcagcaccagatcctcaacccactgggcaaggccagggattgaacctgcatcctcctggacactagttgggttcattatagctgaaccacaacaggaactcctaggttgttTTTTAAAGCCCCCTGGGTGATTCTAAATGTGAGAAACAGG
The Sus scrofa isolate TJ Tabasco breed Duroc chromosome 1, Sscrofa11.1, whole genome shotgun sequence DNA segment above includes these coding regions:
- the SNRPA1 gene encoding U2 small nuclear ribonucleoprotein A', with product MVKLTAELIEQAAQYTNAVRDRELDLRGYKIPVIENLGATLDQFDAIDFSDNEIRKLDGFPLLRRLKTLLVNNNRICRIGEGLDQALPCLTELILTNNSLVELGDLDPLASLKSLTYLSILRNPVTNKKHYRLYVIYKVPQVRVLDFQKVKLKERQEAEKMFKGKRGAQLAKDIARRSKTFNPGAGLPADKKKGGPSPGDVEAIKNAIANASTLAEVERLKGLLQSGQIPGRERRSGPTDDGEEEMEEDTVTNGS